CCCCGGGCGGTGGTGGAACTCGCCGAGTCCTCGGGTATAGCGCTGATGTCGCGGCTGGATCCATGGCGGGCCGATACCCGCGGTCTCGGCCAGGTGATCGATGCCGCGTTACGCGCCGGCGCCTGGTCCGTTCAGGTGGGGCTCGGCGGCTCGGCGAGCACCGACGGTGGCGCCGGCGCACTGATGGCCCTGGGACTGAAGGCTTTCGATAGCCACGGTCATCCGATCGGCGCGGGCGCATCCGGACTACGCGATGTCGACCGGGTCGAGGCGGACGGGCTGGCGCCGCTGCCGCCCGGCGGGGTCGAGATATTGGTCGACACCGCCGCACCGCTGACCGGCCCGCACGGCGCGGCGACGGTGTTCGGCCCGCAGAAGGGTGCCGTGCCCGCCGATATCGCGCTGCTCGACGAGGGGCTGCTGCGTTGGTCCCGGGCGCTGCGAGCGGCCGGGCTACACGCCGATCCGGCCGCCCCGGGGACCGGGGCGGCCGGCGGAGCGGGCTTCGGATTGCTGGCCTGGGGTGCGGCGGTCGCTTCGGGGTCCGAACGCGTCGCGACCATCACCGGCCTCGACGACCAACTGCCGCACGCGGATCTGCTCATCACCGGGGAAGGCCGATTCGACGGCACCTCCTGGACCGGCAAGTTGGTCGGCCATCTGCTCACCGCGGCTGACCGTGCCGGGGTGCCGGCGCTGGTGGTGGCCGGTCAGGTCACCACCGAGGCGGACGGTTCCACCCTGTCGCTCACGGAACTGGCCGGCTCGGCGGATGCGGCGATGACCGATCCGCGGCGCTGGCTGCAGGCCGCGGGATCGGTTGCCGCACGCCGATTCGACCCGGCTCAGTAACCCGAGCCGCCGTCGCCGGAGGTCAGTAGCGCTCGCGACCCGGACACCCCGAGCCGGGTGGCGCCGGCGGCGATCATCTCGCGGGCCTGCTCCAGGGTCCGCACCCCGCCGGAGGCCTTCACCTGCAGACCCGCCGCGGACACGGTGCGGTGCATCAACTCGACGGCGTGCACGCTGGCCCCACCGGTCGGGTGGAATCCGGTGGAGGTCTTGACGAAATCGGCTCCGGCGGCGACCGCGGCCCGGCACACCCCGACGATCTCGTCGTCGGCCAGCGCGGCCGACTCGATGATCACCTTGAGTACCGTCGGAACCGGCGCGGCCGCGCGGACCGCCGCGATATCGGACTGGACAGCGGCGAAGTCACCCGCCTTCGCAGCACCAACGTCGATCACCATGTCGATCTCGTGGGCGCCCTTGCCGACGGCCTCGGCGGCCTCGGCGGCCTTCACCGCAGAGGAGTGCTTACCACTCGGGAAACCGCACACCACGGCCACTTTGAGATTCTCTGGCACGGTGACCGGCAGCATCGACGGGGATACGCAGACCGAGTAGGTGCCGAGTTCGGCGGCCTCGGCCACCAGCGCGGCGACGTCGGCGGCAGTGGCCTCCGGCTTGAGCAGCGTGTGGTCGATCATCGCGGCGATATCGGCGACGGTGGGTGCGGTGGGGATGCTCATGTTTCCTTCTGTGGTGGTGGGAGAAATCAGGCGGCGCTCTTGGACTGGCGGTCCAGCAGATAGTTCATGATCAGCGCCGCGATCAGGATGAGGCCGGTGACCAGCATCTGGAAGAACGAGCTGAGTCCCAGCAGGTTGAACAGGTTGCGCAGCACCGACAGCAACAGTACGGCGATGAAGGTGCCCAGCACACCACCCTTGCCGCCGAACAGGCTGGTGCCGCCGAGCACGACCGCGGCGATCGCATCGAGTTCCAGGCCGGCGTTGGCGGTCGGCTGGCCGATGGTGAGCCGCGCGGTGAGCAGCACCCCGGTCAGTGCGGCCAGGCCACCGCTGATCACGTAGGCCATGGTGGTGATCCGTTGCACGGGCAGACCGGACAGCCGGGCGGCCTGGGCGTTGCTGCCCACGGCGTAGATGTGTTCGCCGAAGGTGGTGCGGCGCAGCACGAGTCCCACGATGATCGTGGTCGCCACGAAGATGATCCCGACGACCGGGATGCCGGCGATCGACCCTGCGCCGAGGAAGCGCAGACCCATCGGGATCTCCGCGGTGGTCGGCGTGCCGTTGGTGGTCAGATACGTCAGACCGCGGATGCTCTGCATACCGGCCAGGGTGACCATGAAGGCCGGCAGCACCAGATAGGCGCTCAGGCCACCCATCACACCGCCG
This DNA window, taken from Mycolicibacterium neoaurum, encodes the following:
- a CDS encoding glycerate kinase, producing the protein MKVLIAPDSFKGTATATEVAESLAAGWKAVRDNDDIVVLPQADGGEGTLRAIAASASWQWHQTVVDGPDGGAGPARWLLDTSGPHPRAVVELAESSGIALMSRLDPWRADTRGLGQVIDAALRAGAWSVQVGLGGSASTDGGAGALMALGLKAFDSHGHPIGAGASGLRDVDRVEADGLAPLPPGGVEILVDTAAPLTGPHGAATVFGPQKGAVPADIALLDEGLLRWSRALRAAGLHADPAAPGTGAAGGAGFGLLAWGAAVASGSERVATITGLDDQLPHADLLITGEGRFDGTSWTGKLVGHLLTAADRAGVPALVVAGQVTTEADGSTLSLTELAGSADAAMTDPRRWLQAAGSVAARRFDPAQ
- the deoC gene encoding deoxyribose-phosphate aldolase, with the translated sequence MSIPTAPTVADIAAMIDHTLLKPEATAADVAALVAEAAELGTYSVCVSPSMLPVTVPENLKVAVVCGFPSGKHSSAVKAAEAAEAVGKGAHEIDMVIDVGAAKAGDFAAVQSDIAAVRAAAPVPTVLKVIIESAALADDEIVGVCRAAVAAGADFVKTSTGFHPTGGASVHAVELMHRTVSAAGLQVKASGGVRTLEQAREMIAAGATRLGVSGSRALLTSGDGGSGY
- a CDS encoding ABC transporter permease: MTDLMDRPADSAAGTTKSSRRAVFMRFNLLFIFIALFVVASVSAPQFLTPQNMANLLQQSSLTGIVAIGMTVVILTSGIDLSVGSVAALSGMLVAIFIGMGLPWPIAMALAIASGLVLGGVMGGLSAYLVLPAFMVTLAGMQSIRGLTYLTTNGTPTTAEIPMGLRFLGAGSIAGIPVVGIIFVATTIIVGLVLRRTTFGEHIYAVGSNAQAARLSGLPVQRITTMAYVISGGLAALTGVLLTARLTIGQPTANAGLELDAIAAVVLGGTSLFGGKGGVLGTFIAVLLLSVLRNLFNLLGLSSFFQMLVTGLILIAALIMNYLLDRQSKSAA